Sequence from the Macrobrachium rosenbergii isolate ZJJX-2024 chromosome 26, ASM4041242v1, whole genome shotgun sequence genome:
AGTCACGGGTGGGGTAACACCGGcacccccccacaaccccccgTCTGAAACCAATCACTGATTTCGAATTTTGAGCCGggtcgcattttcccgagatgtaaccgagtagcgggacctttccctgaaaaaagcgggacgccatatcttaaaaactaaccatagaattttcttgaaaataatctcattgtttcCCACACTCAAATCATCTACGGTTGAAACCGTCGGTTGTtatctaacccaacctaacttaacctagcgCAACCTAACCTACAGTAGggtcatgacaaaaaaaaaaaaaaaaaaaaaaaaatcgggccTGGTGCAGCACTACCATATATTTCAGGAATTTGCTAACAGGCATTGTTACAGATTTTTGTGACGGGACATTGTTTCTTAGTTGCAAGCTCTGGGATTCTGCTGCAGTTTCTTTGTTCTCAGATTTCTAGAACTCTTTACACTGCCTGAGGATAGGTGTCGTTTTTCTTCAGTCCAGGgcttatataaaattcatgtttgTTTTGAACCGACAAGAGGGAAGTATTTTGGTTTCTGCTTCTCTGGTGAATAGCGTAAATACTgtggttttgtttgtatttggtacgagaaaatatttatatgcatgtacttGTATTATAAATGCACTGCGGGAAAATCTTGGTTTGCATACGTCAGCCCAAAAGGGTATTCGATATTTTTTATGCCTCCAAAGACTGACAGCtgtaagatttttataaatattttttgtaatttgtttaggaatattttttgcaacattttttgaatatattttttgcaatatttttaaaatattttttttgaaatatatttttaaaatatattttgtgatatttttttttagaaagttcttTATTGATATGCGTTTCTTGTAACTGGAAAAAAGTTGGGTGTTAGTAATTCAATTCAAATTGGTTCCGAAACAAAtcagttttgtaaattaattacctGTATTTGTGTGTCCCGAGGTAGGCTTGAATATTGAATTGAGATTTTCAAGTAATAAGTGGgaaattaaatattacataaaatataaaatagacacATTCCAAGAGAgacaattacataaaatataaaatagacacATTCCAAGAGAGACAAAATgggtttaaaataactttttgcttTTATCGAAATTAAACGTAACTTAAAATAGACACAATCCATGAGAGACAAAAtggatattaaaacaattttttttttttgcttttatcgcattttattagcaaatataaaatatacaaagattCTTGGGTCATTCAACGTCACCCACAGTCGCAAATtagatgcatttttttattttatttatatctattaaaaattAACTGATATAGACTCCCACTGTTATATAACAACATCATCGGATATAAACTCAAAAACTCTGTGAAAGGGGAAGAACCAGAAATATTTTCCGTTTATTTAAAAAGTTCAGGGTGAGATTCGTCCTGGAATCATTTTTAATggaaacttttattataattattattattattattatcataacatttAACTCCAAACTGCCTCCCAGCCCCAATGGGTATCTTTTTAAACAGTTACAACATTATGCCGAAGTTTATAACacagacaaatattttttatatatatataattgttttttgtaataaaactttttttttagaggtggcgaagacctatatatatatatatataccccttctccatttttttttgctttgagtgCCACCAGcctgagagagaaaattacaaatcgacagttgtttagtttttttttttttttgacgtaacTTAAGCCTATAGGGTGATTTGGGGAAAAGTGGGGGGCTGGTGGGACCAAAACATTTAAGTTGGAAGCcacttgtcatttttcttttaaataggaGTGACGTACTCTCTCCCCATCCTCTGTCGGGCCAGGCTAATTTATATGCTTTGAATGTTTATACTAATCCTGTTTGAATCAGGGTATTGTCAATTGGTTTTAGCTGAAGCTGGGGGTCGAATCTTCAAAATGAACGTTGGTATATCTTTTGGTATGACTTTGGTATATCTTAGGTACATCCCTTGAATGGCCTACAACAGGATTAGGCTAACTTCACTTAGCTCAGCTACGAagtaattattgtattattctAATCTCCAAAATTTAACTACAAGAGGGCCGACAGAGAATGGACAGAGTACATTGCACCAGTTCCACgtatgatttttcatttgttttgactCGTGATTTGTCGAAGCTTGTGGGAATTAAGTCCTTGgacttctcccctcctcctcctcctcttcttcttcttctcctctcttcttctcctgCCTCTCCTCGTTCACACACGGAAAGCGGTTGACCAACGAAATCTATTCTCGATCGCATATTCTAACAACTTTGTACATATTCACAGATAACAGACTATACATTTGACATTAAAACACCTTCAAGTATTTACAGTCACATGTTGAAATAAGGTCAATAATCATCCCATTCTGAAGACAAAGTCTGAATTGACTTGAGACCATGGCAGTGTGCCTGCAACTCTGTTGCCATGCTTGCAGTAACTCGTTCAGCACAAGTTCAGATCTGTATAAGTATCTTTGGGGTACAGATACGTACGCCGAAGATGATTCTGGTCTGAAATGTATATGGCTGTGTGGATATGTTCTCAGAAGAAACTTGTGTTAAGTTACCTTTGTTATCTGACATAAATGGGTTGTTTTATGCCAGTGTACCTTAGCATGACAACAACAgcagttttattttggttttaaacaGTAGTCTCATAGTCGATGCAGATGATGTCCTCAGAATGGGCGCGTTGTCACCAATTGTCTTTCTCAGCCGGTATGAGAAGGTCCTGAGTGGTACTTTTGATACCATGGCCATTATTCACCGCTGCAGTTGCAGCAGCTACAACCTTCTTTTGCAGTCTCAACTGGATGTGATGGATGACAACGGCGATGAAGAGTGACACTAACGATAGTGCCAGAGCACTTCCTGCAACCAAGTAGACCCAAGGCAACGCAGCCCAGAGGCCACAGGCTGCCGTCCCTTCGTCTAAACCTGAGGGACAGTGGTAAGTCCCATCACACCAGAGTTCCTGAGGGAGACAGCCTTGTATGTCAGGACAAGGGGTCTTGCAAGGGTCTTCAAATGATGAAAGCTGAGAGGCCATTTTCAGAGGTCGCCAGACACTGACCCATGAAACCATAAAACGACCTGAATAGTTCCCAGTGTATTCTACAAAGAGATCGCGTGATTCCATCTTCTTCGGGTCTTCTAATTCGTCTTCGTATTCTAAGATTGGCCCAAGAGTGGTACTGGTGATATTGCTCTTGTTGTCCCACGAGTACAGATCGTCGTCGTAGTGAAACTGGAATTCGTAATCTTCCCATCCACTGCTGAAGATATGCGTGAAAACGTCCCTTCGTTCTGGGCATATGGAGGCGAGGGGAGAATCGCCCCCTGCAGCGTAAACGTTGATGCGAGAAGCGATCTCACAGTTCTTTTCCAAAGCGCTGAACCCGCGAACTCTCAGGAAGAGGAAATAGGTATCTGTAGCAGCAATAAGCCTCGGCTGTGTTGCACAGAGGTCCCCTCTTCCGTAGCCTACCGTGAAAATTACCGTAACGTCCATTTAGGTGTCTTGTGGTTTCGTTACATCTTTCTATGATTTCTTGAGGGGCCTCCGAGATGTAGTATTCACCCTCGAAGAAGTAGTCGTTGTAGTCACTCGAAGGAGACATCTTTGGTATTGAAAATATCAGCTCTAGTTTATTAGTGTATGAAGTGATAGTAAAAGGATGATGACGTGATATATTACAAAGGCAAGCGCGCTGCAGAGGGACGTTTATCCAGGGTTCTTCTCTTATCTGGATGGAGGGGTTTCCAGGTTCACCGCCGTGGGAACACTCGTGGCGCCCAGAAGACTGCCGGTGAATTGTCATACAGTCAGGCCCCATTTTCGATCTGAGTATCTTCAACGTTATCCGCTGGTAGCTTGCGACTTCGAATGTGTAGACACACCGCAGTCTCCTGGCGCCGCCCCTGCCAAACATGAACACATCCCTAGGAGACGCAAACAACCTGTCGGGACGGACTGTGAACGATCTGTCGCAAGGTCCTCCTCCCGGCGTGGGTGTACCCCACTGCCTGGTGTCGACAAATTCGTACCTAGCTAAGAATTCGACGTGAGCTGGAGCCGTTCCCGCGGCATAACGAAGAGACAGAGTCATCGCTGGATCATTTGAGATGTAGCTGTCATACGGTGAGCAAGAAGATGAATGGGGTCCAGGGGCATGGACGCCACTACAGACACGAGGCAGTTTGTCATGTTTACAGAATCTTCCGAGAAGGTTTGCTGTCTCGTTTAGCTCTTCGTTTGGAATGTCGCCATTGAATATGGAGAGGGTGTTTGGGCACTGTGCAGGTCGGGGCATTTCCATATGCAGGACATGCCGGTAGTGAAGGAAATAGAGCCACACGATTTCTCTCCTGTTAGCTTTCAGCGTCCATTTGCAAGTGGTATTTGCCAGCAGCGAGTGGGCTGGAGCCTGCACGTACCCGCTTCGTTGGCTCTGACTGCTGACCTCGTAGTGACATTCGTTATCTTTTCTGACGTAAGCTGTCGATTCGACGTCGACAAACTCCACTGCTACATCCAGTTCAAACCCATACGTACGACGCCTCGGAGAGTCCTGGAATGGGAAATCATAGGGCGACGTGTGGAATAACAGCAGGAGGTCAGGTCCACTTGCTGTAATGGATGATAAGATTGCTCCACCTTTGCAGAATTTAGCTAGAACCGGTGCCCTGGTCGTGTTGCCATCAAAGACCACCAGGTAGTCGTGGAGCGTGTGACAGGCAGTCCCCACCGCCAGCTGTTTTTCCTTAGACAAGTGCGGGGcgtttttatctttgatgtaGATAAGGTGCGGGTTTTTCTGAAGCACGCTGACCAGGGCGACCTTCCCGTCGGGTATACGCGTCTGCTGGATGCGGTAGAAGCAAGTGAGGTTCCTCGGGTACATCCCCGGAAAATTAGGCGACTGAATCTTGCAGTTCTTCTTGTCGCAGTTTTCGAAGTACTTATCGCAAAACGAGTTCGGAAGATCCTCTCCGCGGTAGCTGGGCAGGTACAGAGGTCCGTACCTTAGAATCGACTGCTCCTTGTGGAGGAACCTGTAAGAGAGCTTCAGCATGGTCTTGTCCTTGGGCTGGAAGGCGCCTGGATTGACCATGTCAGGGTTGGCCGAACTCAGGTTGAAGACGCGGAGCACGACGGTTATCGCCGGGGTTTCTGAGTAGTAGAAGTTCGTGCCCCAAGAAGTGCCACACCAATACCCA
This genomic interval carries:
- the LOC136852973 gene encoding LOW QUALITY PROTEIN: uncharacterized protein (The sequence of the model RefSeq protein was modified relative to this genomic sequence to represent the inferred CDS: deleted 1 base in 1 codon); its protein translation is MEWVSMQRPAFSSIMWVWWLWLTLWTSMGVQASYGACTVTDFPCRNRQCVSLDRYCDGQQDCSDNSDEPPGCTPCNRTYYGRMGSTYTIQVPQPPAESLPHLCQLTFIASENLYGELVQLSIEEFHLGRFTSHTIDGCPDGHMQIEELSRPLNPGYWCGTSWGTNFYYSETPAITVVLRVFNLSSANPDMVNPGAFQPKDKTMLKLSYRFLHKEQSILRYGPLYLPSYRGEDLPNSFCDKYFENCDKKNCKIQSPNFPGMYPRNLTCFYRIQQTRIPDGKVALVSVLQKNPHLIYIKDKNAPHLSKEKQLAVGTACHTLHDYLVVFDGNTTRAPVLAKFCKGGAILSSITASGPDLLLLFHTSPYDFPFQDSPRRRTYGFELDVAVEFVDVESTAYVRKDNECHYEVSSQSQRSGYVQAPAHSLLANTTCKWTLKANRREIVWLYFLHYRHVLHMEMPRPAQCPNTLSIFNGDIPNEELNETANLLGRFCKHDKLPRVCSGVHAPGPHSSSCSPYDSYISNDPAMTLSLRYAAGTAPAHVEFLARYEFVDTRQWGTPTPGGGPCDRSFTVRPDRLFASPRDVFMFGRGGARRLRCVYTFEVASYQRITLKILRSKMGPDCMTIHRQSSGRHECSHGGEPGNPSIQIREEPWINVPLQRACLCNISRHHPFTITSYTNKLELIFSIPKMSPSSDYNDYFFEGEYYISEAPQEIIERCNETTRHLNGRYGNFTVGYGRGDLCATQPRLIAATDTYFLFLRVRGFSALEKNCEIASRINVYAAGGDSPLASICPERRDVFTHIFSSGWEDYEFQFHYDDDLYSWDNKSNITSTTLGPILEYEDELEDPKKMESRDLFVEYTGNYSGRFMVSWVSVWRPLKMASQLSSFEDPCKTPCPDIQGCLPQELWCDGTYHCPSGLDEGTAACGLWAALPWVYLVAGSALALSLVSLFIAVVIHHIQLRLQKKVVAAATAAVNNGHGIKSTTQDLLIPAEKDNW